A region from the Diadema setosum chromosome 13, eeDiaSeto1, whole genome shotgun sequence genome encodes:
- the LOC140236535 gene encoding THAP domain-containing protein 10-like, translated as MPRRCIVAGCSKTAKDGVSLHTFPSDEKLRRIWTARVKLTRVDWNGPSRSSLVCSAHFTDDSFEEGLHQQFQIERLRRLKADALPVITLQNNGESLKRPRSGNNKPARPGAEKRRKMKILGITKHGGGASTAQENTRVL; from the exons ATGCCGAGGCGATGCATCGTCGCAGGGTGTAGCAAGACTGCAAAGGATGGGGTTAGCCTGCACACCTTCCCAAGCGATGAAAAACTCAGACGAATCTGGACCGCAAGAGTGAAACTCACACGGGTCGACTGGAACGGGCCCAGCCGCTCAAGTCTAGTGTGCAGCGCACATTTCACGGACGATTCATTCGAAGAGGGGCTGCACCAGCAATTTCAGATCGAACGCCTCCGAAGGCTCAAAGCAGATGCCCTGCCTGTGATAACACTGCAGAATAATGGCGAATCGTTGAAGAGGCCGAGAAGTGGCAACAACAAGCCAGCAAGGCCAGGCGCAGAGAAGAGGAGGAAAATGAAA ATTCTAGGTATTACAAAGCACGGCGGCGGGGCTTCCACAGCACAGGAGAATACTCGTGTATTGTGA